One stretch of Falco naumanni isolate bFalNau1 chromosome 7, bFalNau1.pat, whole genome shotgun sequence DNA includes these proteins:
- the BNC1 gene encoding zinc finger protein basonuclin-1 produces MSEAIRCTLVNCSCQCFKPGKINQRQCDQCRHGWVAHALSKLRIPNLYPSSQVEIVQSNVVFDISSLMLYGTQAIPVRLKILLDRLFSVLKQEEVIQILHALDWTLQDYIRGYVLQDASGKVLDHWSIMTTEEELATLQQFLRFGETKSIVELMAIQEKEGQSIIIPPPTANLDIRAFIESCNQHSPNFSASLDKMSPTNIHPFENIVNNMAFMLPFQFFSPVPPPLIGSPPERHLIEQGQDHSNETKQDVQIPFSESNFLTSSSAPFQLENERSINGPDITTKTEDDALLSDSSSHNTAAKLEMTALSPENKIKSVEKNGTGPRKGRVFCTACEKTFYDKGTLKIHYNAVHLKIKHKCTIEGCNMVFSSLRSRNRHSANPNPRLHMPMNRNNRDKDLRNGLTIAGPGDSKRTEFTILTPDSRTITSYANSCTDSKGQAGFPSIGQNGVLFPNLKTVQPVLPFYRSPVTPAELANTPGTLPSLPLVSSSIPEQLVSNELPFDMLPKKKSRKSSMPIKIEKEAVEAPNESSDIASSEDDTRLQVVSDGELETCEHKIEKRVTDRVEKHPHSGNSWKSVSGVEGPKYFESVFTPNNKYIKDISENELHHCEKEVKPEENQPLKIVSHEIIYEDPKHHHNDVIKPVTEPPMYIKEQSKRRIPKNDCPELQHHLLTGGFFSTLSNRGAAIPCFEDSKDMDHVSQHALGIQKEESRFHCDICKKTFKNPYSVKMHFKNVHLKEMHICTVEGCNAAFPSRRSRDRHSSNLNLHHKLLTKDTLEFNNHFNATYLLKDMAKEFCQDVSLKQHVGHTSVIFKGMNRTGSFVFPMSKIREPCSESYGYDPLNDGAVLDLSTTSSIKSESSAHSSWDSDGGSEICTMPLDDSDESCEGPSLMPNDELYQDCTLIEKANQNFTNLPSSLPITCHICQKTYSNKGTFRAHYKTVHLRQLHKCKVPGCNTMFSSVRSRNRHSQNPNLHKSLAASPTSLQ; encoded by the exons GCTATCCGATGCACTCTGGTGAACTGTAGTTGTCAGTGTTTCAAACCTGGGAAAATAAATCAGCGACAATGTGACCAATGCCGGCATGGATGGGTAGCACATG ctctgaGCAAATTAAGGATTCCCAACCTCTACCCATCAAGCCAGGTAGAAATAGTTCAATCCAATGTTGTGTTTGATATCAGTAGCCTCATGTTGTATGGAACCCAAGCCATTCCTGTACGCCTTAAAATTCTGCTAGATCGGCTTTTCAGTGTTCTGAAGCAGGAAGAGGTGATACAGATTCTGCATGCTCTGGATTGGACACTACAGGATTATATACGTGGATATGTGCTACAG GATGCTTCAGGAAAGGTGCTGGATCACTGGAGCATAATGACCACTGAAGAAGAACTGGCTACTTTGCAGCAGTTTCTTCGTTTTGGAGAAACTAAATCCATTGTAGAGTTAATGGCAATtcaagagaaagaagggcaaTCGATTATAATACCACCACCGACTGCCAATTTGGATATTAGGGCATTCATTGAGAGCTGCAATCAACACAGTcctaatttttctgcttccttggaCAAAATGAGTCCCACCAACATTCATCCCTTTGAGAATATTGTAAATAACATGGCTTTCATGCTGCCGTTTCAGTTTTTCAGCCCAGTGCCTCCACCTTTGATAGGTTCACCACCAGAAAGACATTTGATTGAGCAAGGTCAAGACCATAGCAATGAAACTAAACAAGATGTTCAGATaccattttctgaaagcaactTCTTAACTTCTAGTTCTGCGCCATTTCAACTTGAAAACGAGAGGAGCATAAATGGTCCAGATATCACCACTAAAACAGAAGATGATGCCCTTTTAAGTGATTCCAGTTCACATAATACAGCAGCAAAGCTTGAAATGACAGCACTatctccagaaaacaaaattaaatctgtggaaaaaaatggcacCGGGCCAAGGAAAGGGCGTGTTTTCTGCACTGCTtgtgaaaagacattttatgaCAAAGGtactttgaaaatacattacaaTGCTGTTCATCTGAAGATAAAGCACAAATGCACAATTGAGGGCTGCAATATGGTATTTAGCTCTTTGCGTAGTCGAAATCGTCATAGTGCAAATCCTAACCCCAGACTCCATATGCCAATGAATAGAAATAACAGGGATAAAGATCTAAGAAATGGTTTGACCATTGCTGGACCTGGAGATAGTAAAAGGACAGAATTTACAATTTTAACTCCAGATAGCAGAACTATTACTAGCTATGCCAACTCTTGTACAGATTCAAAGGGTCAGGCTGGATTTCCCAGTATTGGACAGAACGGTGTCCTCTTTCCAAACCTGAAGACAGTACAGcctgttcttcctttttatcGAAGTCCAGTCACACCAGCTGAGCTTGCTAATACTCCAGGTactcttccttctctgcctcttgTTTCTTCCTCAATACCAGAGCAGCTTGTTTCAAATGAATTGCCATTTGACATGCTACCCAAGAAGAAATCTCGTAAATCAAGCATGCCTATTAAGATAGAGAAAGAAGCTGTTGAGGCACCTAATGAAAGCAGTGATATTGCCAGTTCTGAAGATGATACACGTCTGCAAGTGGTAAGCGATGGAGAGCTTGAGACCTGTGAGCATAAGATAGAGAAGCGGGTGACCGACAGGGTGGAAAAGCACCCCCATTCAGGTAATTCATGGAAATCTGTCTCTGGGGTAGAGGGCCCAAAGTATTTTGAATCTGTCTTTACGCCAAATAACAAATACATCAAGGATATCTCTGAGAATGAATTGCATCACTGTGAGAAAGAGgttaaaccagaagaaaatcaacCATTAAAAATAGTTTCCCATGAGATTATATATGAAGatccaaaacaccaccacaatGATGTTATAAAACCAGTGACTGAACCCCCCATGTATATTAAAGAGCAGTCAAAGCGCAGGATTCCTAAAAATGACTGCCCTGAATTGCAACACCACTTGCTGACCGGGGGCTTTTTCAGCACTTTGTCAAACAGGGGTGCTGCCATTCCTTGTTTTGAAGACTCTAAAGATATGGATCATGTCAGTCAACATGCACTAGGgattcagaaggaagaaagccGCTTTCATTGTGACATCTGTAAGAAGACTTTTAAAAACCCTTACAgtgtaaaaatgcattttaaaaatgtacatctCAAAGAAATGCATATTTGCACAGTTGAGGGCTGTaatgctgctttcccttctcGTAGAAGTCGAGACAG ACATAGTTCAAACCTAAATCTTCATCATAAGCTTCTGACTAAAGATACACTGGAATTCAACAACCATTTCAATGCAACATACCTCTTGAAAGACATGGCTAAGGAGTTTTGCCAAGATGTGTCTTTAAAACAACATGTTGGACATACTTCTGTAATCTTCAAAGGAATGAACAGAACAGGCAGCTTCGTTTTTCCAATGAGCAAAATTAGAGAACCCTGTTCTGAGAGTTATGGATATGATCCATTGAATGATGGAGCTGTTCTGGATCTAAGCACTACTTCCAGCATTAAATCTGAGAGCAGTGCTCATTCTTCTTGGGATTCTGACGGAGGAAGTGAAATATGCACCATGCCCTTGGATGATAGTGATGAAAGCTGTGAAGGACCCAGCCTAATGCCCAATGATGAACTCTACCAAGACTGTACTTTAATTGAGAAAGCTAATCAAAACTTTACAAATTTACCTTCCAGTTTGCCAATAACTTGTCATATATGTCAAAAAACTTACAGTAATAAAGGAACTTTCAGGGCCCATTACAAAACTGTGCATCTCCGCCAGCTCCACAAATGTAAAGTCCCGGGTTGCAACACAATGTTTTCATCTGTTCGCAGTCGGAACAGGCACAGTCAAAACCCTAATCTGCACAAAAGTCTGGCTGCGTCACCAACTAGCCTACAGTAA